A section of the Candidatus Woesearchaeota archaeon genome encodes:
- a CDS encoding 50S ribosomal protein L11 translates to MAKETVEILIEGGKATAAPPLGPALGPMGVNIGQVVADINKKTASFKGMQVPVKVNIDKDTKEYTITIGTPPASALVKQECGIKKAASNPKVEQVADLRIEQVIKIAKMKEDALLGKDLKEKMKEILGTCRSMGVYVEGVRAQEAIELVNSGKFDKEIKEEKTDLSVEEQKEYEEEQKQLQDDIKNKRAEYTLKAKNILATMKGKSNKEIEAKMKESLIPDPIIKENLPDEDAKAKKK, encoded by the coding sequence ATGGCTAAAGAGACTGTAGAAATTTTAATTGAAGGTGGTAAAGCTACAGCTGCTCCTCCACTAGGACCAGCTTTGGGACCTATGGGTGTTAATATTGGGCAAGTTGTTGCAGACATTAACAAAAAGACAGCTAGCTTTAAAGGAATGCAAGTTCCAGTAAAAGTTAATATTGATAAAGATACTAAAGAGTACACAATCACAATTGGTACTCCTCCAGCGTCCGCACTTGTTAAACAAGAATGTGGAATTAAAAAAGCAGCATCCAATCCTAAAGTTGAGCAAGTTGCAGATCTTAGAATTGAACAGGTCATTAAAATTGCTAAAATGAAAGAAGATGCACTTCTTGGAAAAGATCTTAAAGAAAAAATGAAAGAAATTCTTGGTACTTGTCGTAGTATGGGAGTTTATGTTGAAGGAGTTAGAGCTCAAGAAGCAATTGAATTAGTTAATAGTGGAAAATTTGATAAAGAAATCAAAGAAGAAAAAACTGATTTAAGTGTTGAAGAACAAAAAGAGTACGAAGAAGAACAAAAACAACTTCAAGACGACATTAAAAACAAGCGTGCTGAATATACACTTAAAGCTAAAAATATTTTAGCAACTATGAAAGGTAAATCTAATAAGGAAATTGAAGCTAAAATGAAAGAATCATTAATTCCTGACCCTATAATTAAGGAAAATTTACCTGACGAAGATGCTAAAGCTAAGAAAAAATAA
- a CDS encoding zinc-ribbon domain-containing protein: MPTQKEDPKECPFCGIDVSDVDAYCAECGTDLKESDEYNY, translated from the coding sequence ATGCCAACACAAAAAGAGGATCCAAAAGAATGTCCCTTTTGCGGTATTGATGTTTCAGATGTGGATGCGTACTGTGCTGAATGTGGTACTGATCTTAAAGAAAGCGATGAATACAATTATTAA
- a CDS encoding ATP-dependent DNA ligase, with translation MDYSELANLYEKVEQTSKRLEKTFLVSKLLKHTNIDELAMILLLIQGKIFPPWDERKLGISTKLVIKSINKSTGIPSNEIENQWRILGDLGKTAAELVEHKKQVTLFQQKNTVKKVFDNLRKLPTLEGSGSVDRKIGLISELLTSASPKEATFIVRNVLEDLRVGIGEGVLRDAITWTYFENEIKANYDPETKAITPDNREEYNKYVGAVQEAFDITNDFSKVAKIAKEQGIEGLKNIQLIPKNPIKVMLYQKAKDIEDAFERVGRPAAIEFKYDGFRMQIHKSLSSDTTESKITIFTRRLEDVTPQFPEVKEYVKENITADQFIIDCEAVGFNSDISTQNPEKIEYLPFQKVSQRIKRKYDIQKMAKEFPIELNIFDIISYDGANLTKEHFTKRREILEKITNQIPKKIVLSKKIITDNNQVAQEFYDSALKQGQEGVMFKNLDGIYKPGSRVGFGVKVKPVMESLDLVIVGAEWGTGKRSGWLTSFTLACIDPDTGDFLEMGKVGTGIKELKEEGISFNEITELLKPHIIQEKGRDVKIKPVVIIEVNYEEIQKSINYNSGFALRFPRFTRLRDERGANEISSIEDIEELFHSQRSRG, from the coding sequence ATGGATTATTCAGAGCTTGCAAATCTTTATGAAAAAGTAGAACAAACTAGCAAAAGATTAGAGAAAACTTTTCTAGTCTCAAAACTATTAAAACACACAAATATTGACGAACTTGCAATGATTCTGTTACTTATTCAAGGGAAAATTTTTCCTCCCTGGGATGAACGAAAATTAGGAATATCAACAAAATTAGTTATCAAATCAATTAACAAAAGCACAGGAATTCCAAGTAACGAAATTGAAAATCAATGGAGAATACTTGGAGATTTAGGAAAGACTGCCGCAGAATTAGTAGAACACAAAAAACAAGTTACGCTTTTCCAACAAAAAAATACAGTAAAAAAAGTTTTTGATAACTTAAGAAAACTTCCAACTCTTGAAGGTTCAGGTTCTGTTGATAGAAAAATTGGTTTAATTTCTGAACTTCTTACAAGTGCAAGTCCAAAAGAAGCAACATTCATAGTTAGAAATGTTTTAGAAGATCTTAGAGTGGGAATTGGTGAAGGAGTACTACGCGATGCAATTACTTGGACTTATTTTGAAAACGAAATTAAAGCAAATTATGATCCAGAAACAAAAGCAATTACTCCTGATAATCGAGAAGAATATAACAAATATGTGGGCGCAGTCCAAGAAGCATTTGATATTACTAATGATTTTAGTAAGGTTGCAAAGATTGCAAAAGAACAAGGAATCGAGGGATTAAAAAATATTCAGTTAATACCAAAAAATCCAATTAAAGTAATGTTATATCAAAAAGCTAAAGATATTGAAGATGCATTTGAACGTGTTGGAAGACCTGCAGCAATTGAATTTAAGTATGATGGATTCAGAATGCAAATTCATAAATCACTTTCGTCAGATACAACTGAGAGTAAAATCACAATTTTTACAAGAAGACTTGAAGATGTAACTCCTCAATTTCCTGAAGTTAAAGAATATGTAAAAGAAAATATTACTGCAGATCAATTTATTATTGATTGTGAAGCAGTTGGTTTTAATTCAGATATTTCAACTCAAAATCCAGAAAAAATAGAATATTTACCATTTCAAAAAGTGTCTCAAAGAATTAAAAGAAAATATGACATTCAAAAAATGGCAAAAGAGTTTCCAATAGAACTAAACATTTTCGATATCATAAGCTATGACGGAGCTAACTTAACTAAAGAACATTTTACTAAACGTAGAGAAATTCTTGAAAAAATAACTAACCAAATACCTAAAAAAATTGTTCTTTCAAAAAAGATCATAACTGATAATAATCAAGTTGCTCAAGAGTTTTATGATAGTGCGCTAAAACAAGGTCAAGAAGGAGTAATGTTCAAAAATTTAGATGGAATATACAAACCAGGTAGTAGAGTTGGTTTTGGAGTTAAAGTAAAACCAGTAATGGAAAGTCTTGATTTAGTAATTGTGGGTGCCGAGTGGGGAACTGGAAAACGTAGTGGCTGGCTTACAAGTTTTACTCTTGCATGCATTGATCCTGATACTGGAGACTTTTTAGAAATGGGTAAAGTTGGAACTGGAATTAAAGAATTAAAAGAAGAAGGAATAAGTTTTAATGAAATAACTGAACTTCTAAAACCTCACATCATTCAAGAGAAAGGAAGAGATGTTAAAATAAAACCAGTTGTGATAATCGAAGTAAATTATGAAGAAATCCAAAAGAGTATTAATTATAATTCTGGATTTGCATTGCGATTTCCAAGATTTACAAGACTTCGAGATGAAAGAGGAGCAAATGAAATAAGTTCAATAGAAGACATTGAAGAATTATTTCACTCTCAGCGAAGTAGAGGATAA